One Candidatus Planktophila limnetica DNA segment encodes these proteins:
- a CDS encoding glycosyltransferase, producing MRVLHVIARLNVGGTARYITRLAEELPKHKIETYVAAGFVQGFEQEDPSAKTLKVIRIPSLGRQINPFKDHFALKQLLEVVKEVKPDILHTHTFKAGFIGRIKTKEINKAAGKRVKFVHTFHGHLFDDPEFSGLKSLIITSFERRFAMRTDAIVTVGAQVAKELLEREIGQPEQFTNIPPGVEPLKIPKAKQRKKITIGWIARVTGVKNPLRALEIAKLFPDAQFLIAGGGDMLDEVKAQAPKNTKVLGWTDAPKLFAASDIILSTSENEGMPIALIEAQLASKPVVATNVGGVAEVVINNKTGFVTPKNTEELARALEKLINSKALRTAQGKAAKAHATKAFSVEKMISAHVSLYKKLAK from the coding sequence ATGCGCGTTCTGCATGTAATTGCACGACTTAATGTTGGCGGCACCGCTCGTTACATTACGCGATTAGCCGAAGAGCTGCCAAAACATAAAATAGAAACTTATGTTGCCGCAGGTTTTGTACAAGGATTTGAACAAGAAGATCCTTCAGCTAAAACACTTAAAGTAATTCGCATTCCTTCCCTAGGGCGCCAAATCAATCCCTTCAAAGATCATTTTGCACTCAAGCAACTCCTCGAAGTAGTTAAAGAAGTGAAGCCAGATATTTTGCACACCCATACTTTTAAGGCTGGCTTTATCGGTCGTATCAAAACAAAAGAGATTAACAAAGCTGCAGGCAAGCGAGTTAAGTTTGTCCATACTTTTCATGGTCACTTATTTGATGACCCAGAGTTTTCTGGTCTTAAGTCATTAATCATTACTTCATTCGAACGTCGCTTTGCGATGCGCACCGATGCGATTGTCACGGTCGGTGCTCAGGTTGCAAAAGAGTTGCTTGAACGAGAAATAGGTCAGCCAGAACAATTCACAAATATTCCACCAGGTGTTGAACCGCTTAAAATTCCTAAAGCAAAGCAACGTAAAAAAATCACTATTGGATGGATAGCCCGTGTGACGGGTGTAAAAAATCCTTTACGTGCGCTGGAAATAGCAAAGCTATTTCCAGATGCACAATTTCTTATTGCAGGCGGTGGTGACATGTTGGACGAAGTAAAAGCACAAGCACCAAAAAATACAAAAGTTCTTGGGTGGACAGATGCACCAAAGTTGTTTGCTGCATCCGACATCATTCTTTCCACTAGCGAAAATGAAGGGATGCCGATTGCTTTAATCGAAGCTCAACTTGCTTCCAAGCCAGTTGTGGCTACAAATGTTGGTGGGGTCGCAGAAGTGGTTATCAATAACAAGACTGGGTTTGTTACCCCCAAGAACACAGAAGAATTAGCTAGGGCACTTGAAAAACTCATCAATTCCAAAGCTCTCCGCACTGCACAGGGCAAGGCTGCAAAAGCGCACGCTACAAAGGCATTTTCTGTTGAGAAGATGATCAGCGCCCATGTATCGCTATATAAGAAGTTAGCAAAATAG
- a CDS encoding ABC transporter ATP-binding protein → MATIEIKNVSLTYRVLKNKTGSLKELFRDLLHRKVRVQNYVALKDVSFTVNSGEVIAIIGKNGAGKSTLLKILAQVLPPTKGKAKVTGSIAPMIELGAGFHPEMTGAENVLFYSTLMGRDMNKTKARTAAIGEWAGVTDHMDFPLRTFSSGMVARLAFATATDETADVLLIDEVLSVGDADFQLKSSARMSELIKKGAAVVLVSHDMNAVRKLASKAIWLENGVVKMSGPAKKVVAAYEKQ, encoded by the coding sequence ATGGCAACCATTGAGATTAAGAATGTCAGCCTGACATACCGCGTTTTAAAGAACAAAACAGGATCATTGAAAGAACTCTTTAGAGATCTACTGCACCGAAAAGTTCGAGTTCAAAATTATGTTGCTCTTAAAGACGTTTCATTCACCGTTAATTCTGGCGAAGTAATTGCAATCATCGGCAAGAACGGTGCTGGCAAATCCACGTTACTAAAAATTCTTGCCCAAGTTCTGCCACCAACAAAAGGCAAAGCAAAAGTCACAGGATCAATTGCGCCGATGATTGAACTCGGTGCAGGTTTTCATCCAGAAATGACTGGTGCTGAAAACGTGCTCTTTTATTCAACTCTTATGGGCCGCGACATGAATAAAACAAAAGCTCGTACCGCAGCAATTGGTGAATGGGCCGGCGTCACAGACCATATGGATTTCCCGCTCCGCACATTCTCTTCCGGCATGGTTGCACGTCTTGCTTTTGCAACGGCTACAGATGAAACTGCTGATGTGCTGCTCATTGATGAGGTTCTCAGCGTCGGAGATGCTGATTTTCAACTTAAATCAAGTGCGCGAATGTCAGAATTGATAAAGAAGGGTGCTGCTGTTGTTCTTGTTTCACACGATATGAACGCAGTGCGCAAACTCGCAAGCAAGGCTATTTGGCTCGAAAACGGTGTTGTAAAGATGTCAGGACCCGCCAAAAAAGTCGTTGCTGCTTACGAAAAGCAATAA
- a CDS encoding ABC transporter permease encodes MKHLQLIRLLVGRELTLRYKRSVIGIGWTLLNPMLTSFVLWVVFSFVFAGQLPDGQQYAPYLMAGIVLNSFFNQGIMISAESIASNAGVLTKIYVPPQIFPISVALAGLVNFFIGLIPLAIVVYIAGQSLALTFPLVIIVGFFLALLVAGLGLSLSLLFIRFDDTKNIVGVTLLILTYLTPVFYPISILSERMQNIVKLNPLTSYLDCFRWAFSNNSTATLNDWLYMGATGILAILFGTYMFKKFWPRTVAML; translated from the coding sequence ATGAAGCACCTGCAATTAATCCGACTTCTAGTTGGTCGTGAATTAACTCTGCGATACAAGCGCAGCGTCATCGGCATTGGTTGGACGCTTCTCAACCCAATGCTCACCAGCTTCGTCTTATGGGTTGTCTTCTCTTTTGTCTTTGCAGGACAACTGCCTGATGGTCAGCAATACGCGCCTTATTTAATGGCCGGAATCGTCCTTAACTCATTTTTTAATCAAGGCATAATGATTTCGGCAGAATCAATCGCATCAAATGCAGGCGTCCTTACAAAGATCTATGTACCACCACAAATCTTTCCAATCTCCGTAGCCCTTGCCGGACTCGTTAACTTCTTTATCGGTCTTATTCCTCTTGCCATAGTTGTCTACATCGCCGGCCAATCTCTAGCGCTTACTTTCCCGCTCGTCATCATTGTCGGATTCTTTTTAGCGCTACTCGTCGCTGGTCTTGGCTTATCCCTCTCGCTTCTCTTTATTCGCTTCGATGACACCAAGAACATTGTCGGCGTAACTCTTTTGATTCTCACCTACTTAACCCCTGTTTTTTACCCAATCTCAATACTCTCCGAACGTATGCAAAACATCGTTAAGCTCAATCCGCTGACAAGTTATCTTGACTGCTTCCGTTGGGCTTTTTCTAATAACTCAACAGCAACACTCAATGATTGGCTCTACATGGGCGCCACTGGAATCCTCGCAATTCTCTTCGGGACATACATGTTCAAGAAGTTCTGGCCACGAACGGTGGCGATGCTCTGA
- a CDS encoding ferric reductase-like transmembrane domain-containing protein has protein sequence MSNASTIKYSSGAGVDWAALIAGVGLGLTVAMQVTTMSYSDISSPYAVITSFSRLCALVGTYFAVLGIFLIARIPFVERGVGHDRLVSWHRKLAPYSLFLIGFHVIFIVLGFAGQDQIPLYKETWNMLTKFYWMWAALGGFVLMILAGVTSYKKARAKMSYETWWIIHIYTYAAIALSFMHQVLNGSMFVGHPLNRFFWTALYVVMGASVLYWRIGLPLVRSLRHNIKVDRVVIEGPGVVSVIMRGRKLHNLSAQGGQFFSWRFLEKGHLLVAHPYSLSAAPTEHYVRITVKDLGDHSRSLALLRPGTRVFVEGPYGAFTAGRSSSPHVLLVGGGVGITPIRAIIEEFKNGVQMDVIFRASKEEDLVLREELDYLEAHSDGTIRVHYLVGPRKNHPMNARSLTKLVPSFADADIYICGPTPLVDSVRKAAQDVGVPKDKFHDEAFGYHTEIK, from the coding sequence ATGAGCAACGCGTCCACGATTAAGTACTCATCGGGTGCTGGGGTTGATTGGGCGGCGCTGATTGCAGGAGTTGGGTTAGGGCTCACCGTTGCCATGCAGGTCACGACGATGTCGTATTCAGATATTTCTTCTCCCTATGCGGTGATTACTTCGTTCTCACGGTTGTGTGCTCTGGTTGGCACTTATTTTGCAGTGCTAGGTATTTTTCTTATTGCAAGAATTCCTTTTGTTGAGCGTGGTGTGGGACATGACAGATTGGTGAGCTGGCATCGCAAGTTGGCGCCGTATTCACTCTTTCTTATTGGCTTTCACGTCATTTTCATTGTTCTGGGTTTTGCCGGACAAGATCAGATTCCTTTGTATAAAGAAACGTGGAACATGCTCACAAAGTTTTATTGGATGTGGGCAGCCCTTGGCGGATTTGTATTGATGATCTTGGCAGGTGTGACCTCTTATAAAAAGGCAAGAGCCAAGATGTCTTATGAGACGTGGTGGATTATTCATATCTATACATACGCAGCCATTGCGCTCTCCTTTATGCACCAAGTGCTCAACGGTTCTATGTTTGTGGGACATCCGCTTAATCGATTCTTCTGGACTGCTTTGTATGTCGTGATGGGTGCTTCAGTTTTGTATTGGCGTATTGGTTTGCCATTGGTGCGCTCACTGCGTCACAACATTAAAGTTGATCGTGTTGTGATTGAAGGACCTGGTGTTGTCTCCGTCATTATGCGCGGGCGCAAGCTGCACAATCTTTCGGCGCAAGGTGGACAGTTCTTCTCGTGGCGCTTTTTAGAAAAAGGGCATTTACTTGTTGCACATCCTTATTCTCTGTCGGCTGCGCCGACTGAGCATTATGTTCGCATTACTGTGAAAGATTTAGGCGATCACTCTCGTTCGCTTGCGCTGTTGCGTCCGGGCACACGTGTCTTTGTGGAAGGTCCGTATGGTGCTTTCACAGCAGGACGTTCATCTAGTCCACACGTTCTTCTAGTTGGCGGTGGTGTGGGCATTACACCTATCCGTGCAATCATCGAAGAGTTTAAAAACGGTGTGCAGATGGATGTGATCTTTAGAGCATCTAAGGAAGAAGATTTAGTTTTGCGTGAAGAACTAGATTACTTAGAGGCGCATTCTGATGGCACGATACGCGTGCATTACTTGGTTGGACCGCGTAAGAATCATCCAATGAATGCTAGATCTCTCACAAAGCTAGTGCCTAGCTTTGCCGATGCTGATATCTATATATGTGGGCCTACGCCGCTGGTGGACTCTGTGCGCAAAGCAGCCCAAGATGTTGGTGTTCCAAAAGATAAGTTTCATGACGAAGCATTCGGATATCACACGGAGATCAAATGA
- a CDS encoding FMN-binding protein, which yields MKRALLIAGGTVGGLGAVLMITPPNLSKTTLIAIDTAAPAPSAKPTAAAPTVAPAKPVGGVTGSFTGDPVTMRYGIVQVKITVENGKITDAQAVQAPSGSNDRYTQKAVPVLRQQTIAIQSANVQGVSGASFTSYGWYESLASAIAKAGL from the coding sequence ATGAAGAGAGCGCTCTTAATCGCTGGTGGCACAGTCGGTGGGTTGGGTGCTGTCTTAATGATTACTCCACCAAATCTTTCAAAGACAACGTTGATTGCAATTGATACTGCCGCACCTGCACCGAGTGCGAAACCCACTGCTGCAGCGCCAACAGTTGCACCTGCCAAGCCTGTTGGTGGTGTGACTGGTTCATTTACTGGTGATCCAGTCACTATGCGTTATGGAATTGTGCAAGTAAAGATTACGGTTGAGAACGGCAAAATTACTGATGCGCAAGCGGTGCAGGCACCATCTGGTAGTAATGATCGTTACACACAAAAGGCTGTGCCTGTATTACGCCAGCAGACAATTGCTATTCAATCTGCAAATGTGCAAGGGGTATCAGGTGCTTCCTTTACGTCATACGGCTGGTATGAATCACTTGCATCCGCCATTGCAAAAGCTGGTCTATAA
- a CDS encoding FAD:protein FMN transferase: MRQRHTIDAWGTKLYFDCDGESFDSDAAFAEIAAFVSLIDDLFSTYKPDSVVSQLRDGRMQIGDAPADVIEVANLCAVAKDLTEGAFDPWAVPGGFDPSGYVKGWAADKCADIAQEHGAQRVQINFAGDLALRGGFNDAGVIKPWSIGISNPDNTQEVVKVVEIFDGAIATSGDYERGAHIHDPYTGMIAIGARSASVIGPDAGLCDALATALMVAGKDGGKWFGLPELASYSAWVVNRNENTAWSVND; encoded by the coding sequence ATGCGCCAGCGCCACACAATCGATGCTTGGGGCACAAAGCTTTACTTTGATTGCGATGGAGAATCCTTTGATTCAGATGCAGCCTTTGCTGAGATAGCTGCTTTTGTTTCTTTGATTGATGATTTGTTTTCAACATATAAGCCTGACTCTGTTGTGTCGCAATTACGTGATGGACGGATGCAAATAGGCGATGCGCCAGCTGATGTGATTGAAGTTGCTAATTTGTGCGCAGTTGCTAAAGATTTAACGGAAGGTGCATTTGATCCGTGGGCGGTGCCGGGTGGTTTTGATCCCAGCGGGTATGTAAAAGGATGGGCAGCAGATAAGTGCGCAGATATTGCACAAGAACATGGAGCGCAGCGCGTGCAGATAAACTTTGCAGGAGATTTAGCGCTGCGTGGTGGTTTCAATGATGCAGGCGTCATAAAGCCTTGGTCTATAGGTATTTCTAATCCAGATAACACACAAGAAGTTGTGAAGGTTGTGGAGATATTCGATGGTGCCATTGCAACCAGTGGTGATTACGAACGAGGCGCGCATATTCATGATCCCTATACGGGCATGATTGCAATCGGTGCGCGCTCTGCCAGTGTTATTGGCCCTGATGCAGGGCTGTGTGACGCTCTGGCGACCGCGTTGATGGTTGCGGGCAAAGATGGTGGCAAATGGTTTGGATTGCCTGAGTTAGCTAGTTATTCGGCGTGGGTGGTAAATCGCAATGAGAACACTGCGTGGAGCGTTAACGACTAG
- a CDS encoding aldo/keto reductase, with translation MFTLPKTDLIVHPLCLGANVFGWSADEPQSFAVLDAYVAAGGNFIDTADVYSEWKEGNSGGESEVILGNWMKARNNRGNIVLATKVAKLSTRRGLSPQNITSALDDSLRRLQTDYVDIYYSHEDDLKVPTEETLATYTKHISEGKIRYIAASQHSGARLQHALDTAKANNLASYIALQDHYNLITRNPFEAEQAAVVTKNGLSALPFYGLAKGFLSGKYRPGITVESVRAEAVKEYMTPTGWATIDALDAIAKNHGASMSAVALAWLRSNPAVSAPIASARTVEQLLEIIQIIKLSKEEVEQLNTASR, from the coding sequence ATGTTCACACTGCCAAAGACAGATCTCATAGTTCATCCCCTATGCCTGGGTGCAAATGTCTTTGGTTGGAGCGCAGATGAACCCCAATCCTTTGCAGTCCTAGATGCCTACGTCGCAGCCGGTGGAAACTTCATCGACACCGCCGATGTGTACTCCGAATGGAAAGAGGGAAATTCAGGCGGAGAATCAGAAGTCATCCTCGGTAATTGGATGAAAGCACGCAACAACAGAGGCAACATTGTTCTTGCAACAAAGGTTGCCAAACTTTCCACGCGCCGCGGTTTATCACCACAAAACATCACATCAGCACTCGATGACTCATTACGCCGCCTACAAACAGATTATGTTGATATTTATTACTCACACGAAGATGATTTAAAAGTTCCCACCGAAGAAACCCTCGCCACATACACAAAACACATAAGCGAGGGCAAAATCCGCTACATCGCCGCATCACAACACTCAGGTGCTCGCCTGCAACATGCACTAGACACAGCAAAGGCTAACAACCTTGCTTCATACATCGCATTACAAGATCACTACAACTTAATTACTCGCAATCCCTTTGAAGCAGAACAAGCAGCAGTTGTCACCAAAAACGGTTTGTCTGCACTTCCCTTCTATGGTCTTGCAAAAGGTTTCCTCTCTGGCAAATACCGCCCCGGCATCACAGTTGAATCAGTACGCGCAGAAGCAGTCAAGGAATACATGACACCAACTGGTTGGGCAACTATTGATGCACTAGACGCCATTGCTAAAAATCACGGCGCTTCAATGTCTGCTGTAGCCCTTGCATGGCTTCGATCAAACCCCGCAGTCAGCGCACCTATTGCAAGTGCCCGCACAGTCGAGCAATTATTAGAAATTATTCAAATAATTAAATTGAGCAAGGAAGAAGTAGAACAACTCAACACCGCTAGTCGTTAA
- a CDS encoding heme-degrading domain-containing protein has product MVETTGGFTSAQLALEAQTLMLPSLSHAEAIEIGEIAIGLGRDRALPIAVEVRLGQWSVFHISLPGSTDVNDWWIARKARVVMAKGTSTMFERVAAEEAGVNWYEHNGLSEELHAVHGGGFPLNVTGAGMVGILLISGLPQVQDHLLGVEVIAEYLARKGEQSAIH; this is encoded by the coding sequence ATGGTCGAGACCACCGGTGGCTTTACTAGCGCGCAGCTAGCCCTTGAAGCACAGACACTTATGTTGCCATCGCTATCACACGCCGAAGCAATTGAAATTGGTGAGATCGCTATTGGACTTGGACGCGATAGAGCGTTGCCAATTGCTGTTGAAGTTCGATTAGGGCAGTGGAGTGTTTTTCATATTTCATTGCCGGGTTCAACAGATGTTAATGATTGGTGGATTGCGCGCAAAGCGCGCGTTGTGATGGCAAAGGGCACATCAACAATGTTTGAAAGAGTTGCAGCTGAAGAAGCTGGCGTTAATTGGTATGAGCACAATGGATTATCTGAAGAGCTACACGCTGTCCACGGTGGTGGATTTCCGTTAAACGTTACAGGTGCTGGGATGGTTGGAATTTTACTAATTAGTGGATTGCCACAGGTGCAAGATCATTTGCTCGGTGTTGAAGTCATTGCCGAATATCTAGCGCGTAAAGGTGAACAAAGTGCAATTCATTGA
- a CDS encoding aldose 1-epimerase produces the protein MQFIDDAEFQINIDLDQGARISSLIWRDMQFAVPFRGSPLTYGWYAMAPWAGRVRDGIIKSPSGQEFQLPTNAHPPHAIHGFGYESSWQEIGPGRSMLYLPKPYGGATVEQSIEVLDDAIRWSLEYDPGDCDLPAWMGFHPWFVRDLDRGGSAEVEFSAAKMLSRDSDGMPDGQIVSPSAQPWDDAFTEVRGTPSVVWEDVARISIESDAPWWVVYTEDPDGICIEPQTAPPDAQNLGITGEHYIEALFVFEEE, from the coding sequence GTGCAATTCATTGATGACGCCGAATTTCAGATAAATATTGATTTAGATCAAGGTGCGCGTATTTCATCCTTGATCTGGCGAGATATGCAATTTGCTGTTCCGTTTCGTGGATCTCCTCTTACTTATGGTTGGTATGCAATGGCGCCATGGGCTGGGCGTGTGCGAGATGGAATTATTAAATCTCCGAGCGGGCAAGAGTTTCAGTTACCAACGAATGCGCATCCACCGCATGCCATTCATGGTTTTGGTTATGAATCATCGTGGCAAGAAATTGGTCCAGGGCGTTCTATGTTGTATTTACCAAAACCATATGGCGGCGCGACGGTGGAACAATCAATTGAAGTATTAGATGATGCCATTCGGTGGTCACTTGAATACGATCCTGGCGATTGCGACCTGCCTGCATGGATGGGATTTCACCCATGGTTTGTGCGAGATCTAGATCGTGGAGGAAGCGCCGAAGTGGAATTTAGCGCGGCCAAGATGTTATCCCGCGACTCAGATGGAATGCCTGATGGACAAATAGTTTCACCGAGTGCGCAGCCGTGGGATGACGCATTCACAGAGGTGCGCGGAACCCCCAGTGTTGTGTGGGAAGACGTTGCGCGCATCAGTATCGAATCAGATGCGCCGTGGTGGGTTGTTTATACCGAAGATCCTGATGGCATCTGTATTGAGCCACAGACCGCACCCCCTGATGCGCAGAACTTAGGTATTACCGGCGAGCACTACATCGAAGCGCTATTTGTCTTTGAAGAAGAATAA
- a CDS encoding transaminase has product MINRDHLAKLMKIEEKRFLARTKKSGALFKQAKKTMPGGVPMSWMTKWPGAYPLFVKSAKGAHFKDVDGNTYIDFCLGDTGSMTGHSPAATVAAIKKQLNSGLTAMLPTEDALAVGRDLTERFGLPMWQFTVSATDANRHSIRYCRLVTGKQKIIVIDKCYHGSVDETFATLDAAGNTVKREGNIGAPVDLSETTRVVEFNNLAAMEAALAHGDVAAILMEPAMTNIGIVLPEKGYLEAVGKLAKKYGAVWIIDETHTISVGPGGMTKLHKLKPDMLTIGKAIAGGLPTGTFGMTKDIADQIAAKVKREIVDTGGIGSTLAGNALSAAAMRVTLKKVLNEKNFKKMIALGTRWSDGVDAAIKEFGLPWHCNRLGARGEYIFASKAPRTGKEAADGGDFELEQYIHLRLLNDGFLLTPFHNMALMSPDTTKQDVDAHTKAFRKMCAELIKA; this is encoded by the coding sequence ATGATTAATCGCGACCACCTAGCAAAGCTGATGAAGATCGAAGAGAAGCGTTTTCTTGCGCGCACTAAAAAAAGTGGCGCACTCTTTAAGCAAGCGAAGAAGACGATGCCTGGTGGCGTTCCAATGTCATGGATGACTAAGTGGCCGGGTGCATATCCACTCTTTGTGAAAAGCGCTAAAGGTGCACACTTTAAAGATGTCGATGGCAATACATACATTGATTTTTGTTTAGGGGATACCGGCTCTATGACAGGACACTCACCTGCTGCAACTGTTGCTGCGATTAAGAAGCAACTGAACTCTGGTTTAACTGCGATGTTGCCAACTGAGGATGCACTCGCCGTTGGTCGGGACTTAACAGAACGTTTTGGTCTGCCGATGTGGCAATTTACTGTCTCCGCCACCGATGCCAATCGACATTCAATTAGATATTGCAGACTTGTAACGGGCAAACAAAAGATCATTGTGATCGATAAGTGCTATCACGGCTCTGTTGATGAAACTTTTGCAACGCTAGATGCTGCTGGCAACACAGTGAAGCGCGAAGGAAACATCGGAGCACCTGTTGATTTGTCTGAGACAACTCGAGTGGTGGAGTTCAATAACTTAGCTGCGATGGAGGCAGCCCTTGCTCATGGCGATGTTGCAGCGATTTTGATGGAGCCTGCGATGACAAACATTGGAATTGTTCTGCCTGAAAAGGGTTATTTAGAAGCAGTTGGAAAACTTGCTAAAAAATATGGCGCTGTGTGGATTATTGATGAGACGCACACTATTTCTGTGGGACCTGGTGGAATGACAAAATTGCACAAATTAAAGCCAGATATGTTGACCATTGGCAAGGCTATTGCAGGTGGCTTGCCTACTGGAACATTTGGAATGACAAAAGATATTGCAGATCAGATTGCCGCAAAGGTAAAGCGCGAAATTGTTGATACTGGCGGCATTGGTTCCACATTAGCTGGCAATGCTTTATCTGCAGCTGCCATGCGCGTGACGCTTAAAAAAGTTTTAAATGAGAAGAATTTTAAGAAGATGATTGCCCTGGGCACACGCTGGTCAGATGGTGTCGATGCTGCGATTAAAGAGTTCGGCTTGCCGTGGCACTGCAATCGTTTAGGCGCACGTGGTGAGTACATATTTGCATCAAAGGCGCCGCGCACAGGCAAAGAAGCGGCCGATGGTGGAGATTTTGAATTAGAGCAATACATCCACTTGCGTCTGCTCAATGATGGCTTCTTGTTAACGCCATTTCACAATATGGCGCTGATGTCACCTGATACAACAAAGCAAGATGTTGATGCGCATACCAAGGCATTTCGCAAGATGTGCGCTGAATTAATTAAAGCCTAA
- a CDS encoding GNAT family N-acetyltransferase — MRHILKIHRSLGDPIPEIAHSYSIRTFNPSTDKTQWLELNNTIFARHPDQGNWAMADLENRMAEHWFDSNGFFLVVEAETIIGFCWTKIHDEFVNQDPIGELYVVGVHPEHAHKGIGRAVSIAAMNYLVGKGLKRSMLYVDADNEKGLGLYKSLGFN, encoded by the coding sequence ATGCGCCATATTCTTAAGATCCACCGCTCCTTAGGCGATCCAATTCCCGAAATCGCACACTCATACTCAATTCGCACATTCAACCCTTCAACCGATAAAACACAATGGCTTGAGTTAAACAACACAATCTTTGCCCGCCACCCTGATCAAGGAAATTGGGCAATGGCAGATCTTGAAAACCGCATGGCAGAGCACTGGTTTGATTCCAATGGATTTTTCCTAGTTGTTGAAGCCGAAACAATCATTGGATTTTGCTGGACAAAGATTCACGACGAATTCGTTAATCAAGATCCCATTGGTGAGTTATATGTCGTTGGTGTGCACCCAGAGCACGCCCACAAAGGAATAGGACGTGCGGTCTCGATTGCAGCAATGAATTACTTAGTTGGCAAAGGCTTGAAGCGATCGATGTTATATGTGGATGCTGATAATGAAAAAGGATTAGGCCTCTATAAATCCTTAGGCTTTAATTAA
- a CDS encoding winged helix-turn-helix transcriptional regulator, translating to MATVLLLTNTQGVSAEVLPALGLLQHSVKILPAEASVLVDVPDMQVLLIDARRDLPAAKSLTKLLTTTGVGAPVIAITTEGGLSAISAEWGIDDVMLDTAGPAEVDARIRLAIGTYQSLINASDPTSGEIRTGDVVIDENSYSARIKGRALDLTFKEFELLKYLAQHPGRVFTRSQLLQEIWGYDYFGGTRTVDVHIRRLRSKLGPEFEAIIGTVRNVGYRFTLPHNGKDSNISERV from the coding sequence ATGGCCACCGTGTTATTACTGACAAACACACAAGGTGTCAGCGCTGAAGTTTTACCAGCACTGGGTTTGCTACAACACAGCGTTAAAATTCTTCCAGCAGAAGCCAGCGTTCTAGTCGATGTTCCAGATATGCAAGTACTTCTCATCGATGCTCGTCGCGATCTACCTGCTGCTAAATCTTTAACAAAGTTGCTCACAACCACTGGTGTTGGCGCTCCTGTCATTGCAATTACAACTGAAGGTGGCTTATCTGCAATTAGCGCTGAATGGGGCATCGACGATGTCATGCTCGATACAGCAGGTCCCGCAGAAGTAGATGCACGCATTCGCCTTGCAATCGGCACCTATCAATCATTGATTAACGCTTCAGATCCAACCTCTGGAGAAATTCGCACAGGAGATGTTGTCATCGATGAAAACTCATATAGCGCCCGCATCAAAGGTCGAGCACTTGATTTAACATTTAAAGAGTTTGAATTGCTCAAATATTTAGCACAGCACCCAGGTCGAGTATTTACTCGTTCGCAATTACTGCAAGAAATCTGGGGCTATGACTATTTCGGTGGTACTCGCACAGTTGATGTCCACATCCGTCGCTTGCGTTCAAAGCTTGGTCCAGAGTTTGAAGCAATCATCGGCACCGTTCGAAACGTGGGATACAGATTTACATTGCCTCACAATGGAAAAGATTCCAATATTTCTGAGCGCGTTTAA
- a CDS encoding thioredoxin family protein — MRNNTLVKSLLPLVIVLALATAYGFWHKLREGHFKVRRSKAAALDAAMLGSPLGSRVTLVQFSSAFCTPCRTTRALLSQMTADMHDVVHLHIDAEANLDLVNRLNILSTPTTLILNKSGTEVGRAVGAPKRDEVLAAIASVK; from the coding sequence GTGCGCAACAATACTCTTGTGAAATCCTTGCTTCCACTCGTTATCGTGCTTGCGCTGGCTACTGCCTACGGCTTCTGGCACAAATTACGCGAGGGACATTTCAAAGTGCGCAGAAGCAAGGCTGCAGCGCTAGATGCGGCGATGCTGGGCTCACCTCTTGGATCTCGAGTGACGTTGGTGCAATTCTCATCAGCATTTTGCACACCTTGTCGCACGACCCGTGCACTTTTGTCTCAGATGACAGCTGACATGCACGATGTGGTCCATCTTCATATCGATGCCGAGGCAAACCTGGATCTGGTCAATCGCCTCAATATTTTGTCCACCCCAACGACGCTAATTCTTAATAAGTCAGGCACCGAAGTCGGCCGCGCTGTTGGTGCGCCTAAACGCGATGAAGTTCTCGCGGCAATTGCCTCAGTTAAGTAA